A stretch of the Mesorhizobium huakuii genome encodes the following:
- a CDS encoding alpha-ketoglutarate-dependent dioxygenase AlkB family protein has product MLVLPKGVRHMPAYLSRTVQEALVEAVRGIVQQAPLFVPAMPRTGKEMSVRMTNCGPLGWVTDKERGYRYQPMHPLTGEPWPPIPESLLDLWRQVSAYPNPPQACLINFYTADAKMGLHQDRDEADFSAPVVSVSLGDDCLFRVGQATREGATKSFRLKSGDVVVLGGEGRLCFHGVDRIYPSTSALLKNGGRINLTLRRVTKAE; this is encoded by the coding sequence ATGCTTGTTCTGCCCAAGGGCGTCCGCCACATGCCGGCCTATCTCTCCCGCACCGTGCAGGAGGCTCTGGTCGAGGCGGTGAGGGGTATCGTCCAGCAGGCTCCGCTGTTCGTGCCGGCCATGCCGCGCACCGGCAAGGAGATGAGCGTGCGCATGACCAATTGCGGTCCGCTCGGGTGGGTCACCGACAAGGAACGAGGCTATCGCTACCAGCCCATGCATCCGCTGACCGGAGAGCCCTGGCCGCCGATCCCGGAGAGCCTGCTCGATCTCTGGCGGCAGGTATCGGCCTATCCGAATCCGCCGCAGGCCTGCCTGATCAATTTCTACACGGCCGACGCGAAGATGGGCCTGCACCAGGATCGCGACGAGGCCGATTTCTCGGCACCCGTCGTCTCCGTCTCACTGGGCGACGATTGCCTGTTCAGGGTCGGTCAGGCGACGCGCGAGGGCGCCACCAAGTCGTTCAGGCTGAAGAGCGGCGACGTCGTCGTGCTCGGCGGCGAGGGCCGCCTCTGCTTCCACGGCGTCGACCGCATTTACCCATCGACCTCGGCGTTGCTCAAGAACGGCGGCAGGATCAATCTGACGCTGCGGCGGGTGACGAAAGCCGAGTGA
- a CDS encoding nucleotidyltransferase family protein encodes MADIRCIERRFPDYGWSWPTGGLDQLLKAALLPDEDAAAACAGRWLDENDIDHVSFREHRLLAAISDRFGRKLAGHSAYPRLVGLQKMLWTKSRMAMREAEPALKAMTDAGCKVMLIKGASRIALNASAQRGRVAHDIDILVRPQDMQTAFDVLRDGDWQIATGVSPQYLRTRLASLRSMNFFKGNLGDIDLHQLAYDGSQRSEEDDLAIWQRADSAEFSGVGVLVPSPADRIALAIAHGGLDAHTHSDWLVDCAVAIRGGDVDWDVFLDVVARRGLAVAAAVALSYLALETGVGVPDKVLGRVLDMADRTGLSRWSAVLQAKPRTDFGRLVWLSRGLAKQLRLRRKSGRLRQEPPAKAWRGRPARNEPSQTLPPSVFSQAIPCPPTAGEMMLDITVKIRVPPVRRRIEMEINVDDDHIARLRAMAISRSGGERVLHFRGKVTLDGERRAVTLEARPSRQFRQWDDDATVAAYGALPFHLISAIFSPLR; translated from the coding sequence ATGGCTGATATCCGCTGTATCGAGCGTCGCTTCCCGGACTATGGCTGGTCATGGCCGACGGGCGGACTAGACCAGTTGCTCAAGGCCGCACTTCTTCCCGACGAGGATGCCGCAGCCGCTTGCGCCGGCCGCTGGCTGGACGAGAACGATATCGATCATGTCTCGTTTCGCGAGCACCGGCTGCTGGCCGCGATCTCCGATAGGTTCGGCAGGAAGCTCGCCGGCCATTCCGCTTATCCGCGCCTTGTCGGCCTGCAGAAGATGCTGTGGACCAAATCGCGTATGGCGATGCGCGAAGCAGAACCGGCGCTGAAGGCGATGACCGATGCGGGATGCAAGGTGATGCTCATCAAGGGCGCCAGCCGCATTGCCTTGAACGCCTCGGCACAGCGCGGCCGGGTGGCGCACGACATCGACATATTGGTGCGGCCGCAGGACATGCAAACGGCCTTCGACGTGCTGCGCGACGGCGACTGGCAGATCGCCACGGGTGTCAGCCCGCAATATCTGCGGACAAGGCTGGCGTCGCTGCGCTCGATGAACTTCTTCAAGGGCAATCTCGGCGACATCGACCTGCACCAGCTCGCCTATGACGGTTCGCAGCGAAGCGAGGAAGACGACCTGGCCATCTGGCAACGGGCCGATAGCGCCGAATTCAGCGGCGTCGGCGTGCTGGTGCCGTCGCCGGCCGACCGCATCGCGCTTGCCATCGCGCATGGCGGGCTCGATGCCCACACGCACAGCGACTGGCTGGTCGATTGCGCGGTGGCCATTCGCGGCGGCGATGTAGACTGGGATGTGTTCCTCGATGTTGTCGCCAGACGCGGCCTTGCCGTTGCCGCTGCTGTAGCGCTCTCCTATTTGGCGCTTGAAACAGGCGTGGGGGTGCCGGACAAGGTGCTGGGGCGCGTGCTTGACATGGCCGACCGCACCGGTCTCTCGCGCTGGTCGGCGGTGCTGCAGGCCAAGCCGCGGACCGATTTCGGCAGGCTGGTCTGGTTGTCGCGTGGCCTTGCCAAGCAGTTGCGGCTGCGACGCAAGAGCGGCCGGCTGCGGCAGGAGCCGCCAGCCAAGGCCTGGCGCGGCAGGCCAGCCCGCAACGAGCCGTCGCAAACGCTGCCGCCATCGGTATTCTCACAGGCCATACCTTGCCCGCCAACGGCAGGCGAGATGATGCTGGACATCACAGTCAAGATCCGTGTGCCACCAGTCCGCCGCCGCATCGAGATGGAGATCAACGTCGATGACGACCATATTGCGCGCCTGCGCGCCATGGCCATCAGCCGGTCCGGCGGGGAACGGGTGCTGCATTTTCGCGGCAAGGTGACGCTTGATGGAGAAAGGCGCGCCGTGACGCTGGAGGCGCGACCCTCCCGGCAATTCCGCCAATGGGACGATGATGCGACAGTCGCAGCCTATGGCGCACTGCCCTTCCATCTGATCTCGGCGATTTTTTCGCCGCTGCGCTAA
- a CDS encoding glycosyltransferase family 2 protein, with protein MSGYGVVIPAFNASGTIGETLRSVATQTVRPDLVVIVDDGSTDDLASAIGGTDLPVQLLRQANAGPGSATTRGIAALSTPLIATLDADDLWLPDKIERQLAHLKRCPATAGVFCHWRNFRNDQPDAPEATAVPGWSRTTMMIRREVAKTVGPIVDPPGGRGEMIDWIARAREAGLALDMLDEALALRRIRPGSLSYGRDAARDRGYLEVARLAMLRRARNKAGPG; from the coding sequence ATGAGCGGATACGGCGTCGTCATTCCGGCATTCAACGCCAGCGGCACGATTGGCGAGACGCTGCGATCGGTCGCCACCCAGACGGTGCGGCCCGACCTGGTGGTGATCGTCGATGATGGTTCGACCGACGACCTGGCTTCAGCGATCGGCGGAACAGACCTGCCGGTGCAGCTGCTGCGCCAGGCAAATGCCGGACCTGGCAGCGCCACGACCAGGGGTATCGCCGCGTTGTCGACGCCGCTCATCGCGACGCTCGATGCGGACGATCTGTGGCTGCCGGACAAGATCGAGAGACAGCTGGCGCATCTCAAGAGATGTCCCGCGACAGCGGGCGTTTTCTGTCACTGGCGGAATTTCCGCAACGACCAGCCGGACGCGCCCGAGGCCACGGCCGTGCCTGGCTGGTCGCGGACCACCATGATGATCCGCCGCGAGGTCGCCAAGACGGTTGGACCGATCGTCGATCCGCCGGGCGGCCGTGGCGAAATGATCGACTGGATCGCCCGGGCGCGCGAGGCGGGCCTTGCCCTCGACATGCTGGACGAGGCGCTGGCGCTGCGCCGCATACGGCCGGGCAGCCTGTCCTATGGACGCGATGCGGCCCGCGACCGCGGCTATCTCGAAGTGGCACGGCTCGCCATGCTGCGGCGGGCCCGCAACAAAGCCGGCCCGGGCTGA
- a CDS encoding glycosyltransferase family 2 protein: protein MRLSVIMPVHNRETFVGPALRSLLRQRDAADLDIIVIDDGSTDGSAEMVRSLMAENACIRLFQQPNMGVTRTRNTGLGLLKPETDLVSFLDSDDISPVGRFAADIELFRNDPNLDLTYSRMMLVDKIDDERLEPAADSRSITVRGIHLSAAIFTRRLVGRIGVFDEAFHQAEDTDYLLRTFESGPRYVTPETVALYYRRHPGNMTRQTDVQSREFMRAIYKSMTRRKADPTLRRIEGIFELKDLADWQFM, encoded by the coding sequence ATGAGGCTGAGCGTGATCATGCCGGTCCATAACCGCGAGACCTTTGTGGGCCCGGCGCTACGCTCGCTGCTCAGGCAGCGTGATGCCGCCGATCTCGACATCATCGTCATCGATGACGGCTCGACCGACGGATCGGCCGAAATGGTGCGCTCGCTGATGGCGGAGAACGCCTGCATCCGCCTGTTTCAACAACCCAATATGGGTGTGACCCGGACGCGCAACACCGGGCTGGGATTGCTCAAGCCGGAGACCGACCTTGTCTCCTTTCTCGATTCGGACGACATTTCGCCGGTCGGACGCTTTGCGGCCGATATCGAACTCTTCCGCAACGATCCGAATCTGGATCTCACCTATTCAAGGATGATGCTGGTCGACAAGATCGACGACGAGCGCCTGGAGCCTGCCGCCGACAGCCGCAGTATCACGGTTCGCGGCATCCATTTGTCGGCGGCGATCTTCACGCGCCGGCTTGTCGGGCGCATCGGTGTGTTCGACGAAGCCTTCCATCAGGCGGAGGACACCGACTACCTCTTGCGCACCTTCGAAAGCGGACCAAGATATGTCACGCCGGAGACCGTGGCCCTCTACTATAGACGCCATCCCGGCAACATGACCCGGCAGACCGATGTCCAGTCCCGTGAATTCATGCGTGCAATCTACAAGTCGATGACCCGCCGCAAGGCAGATCCGACCTTGCGGCGGATCGAAGGCATCTTCGAACTCAAGGATCTCGCTGACTGGCAGTTCATGTGA
- a CDS encoding glycosyltransferase family 2 protein, with amino-acid sequence MKLSVIMPVYNRERYVVPALRSLVRQRDAADLDIIVIDDGSTDGSAEAVRSMMVENPCIRLFRQENMGVARTRNAGLRQLPADAEFVSFLDSDDISLAGRFKTDLARFGESPGLELTYSLMTLADRIDDERLEPAVDSRTMTMRGISLSIALFRRSLVERTGQFDEEFEQAEDTDYLLRVFETGANYELLDTVAIYYRRHAGNVTKEHDSRVRNHLRAIHKSMRRRKADPSLREVQGIFELKSASADWRMM; translated from the coding sequence GTGAAATTGAGCGTGATCATGCCTGTCTACAACCGCGAACGCTATGTCGTTCCGGCCTTGCGCTCGTTGGTGCGCCAGCGCGATGCCGCCGATCTCGACATCATCGTCATCGACGACGGCTCGACCGACGGTTCGGCGGAGGCCGTGCGTTCGATGATGGTCGAGAACCCCTGCATCCGGCTGTTCCGGCAAGAGAATATGGGTGTCGCCAGGACTCGCAATGCCGGGCTGAGGCAATTGCCTGCGGACGCCGAGTTCGTTTCGTTCCTGGATTCCGACGACATCTCGCTGGCCGGGCGCTTCAAGACCGATCTTGCGCGTTTCGGCGAGAGCCCCGGCTTGGAGTTGACCTATTCGCTGATGACGCTGGCCGACCGGATTGACGACGAGAGACTGGAGCCTGCGGTCGACAGCCGCACCATGACGATGCGGGGAATTTCGCTGAGCATTGCCCTGTTCCGCAGGAGCCTTGTCGAGCGAACGGGCCAATTCGACGAGGAGTTCGAACAGGCCGAGGACACCGACTATCTGCTGCGGGTTTTCGAAACGGGTGCGAACTACGAGTTGCTGGACACCGTCGCGATCTACTACCGGCGCCACGCCGGGAATGTCACCAAGGAACATGACAGCCGGGTCCGCAATCATCTGCGTGCAATCCACAAGTCGATGCGACGACGCAAGGCCGACCCGTCGCTGCGCGAGGTTCAAGGTATTTTCGAGCTGAAAAGCGCATCTGCTGATTGGCGGATGATGTAA
- a CDS encoding serine kinase: protein MPRVTLETLPDYARHLITAAEDAAACYPAARTIRLPRLELIAHVAPGVLAEALGHAFLEAEDDLAEPSTCRIFTVHPGIGGIPEPARWGDAHFTEYGFAERLAGAELRGHYFHDLDFWQVYDPERRIGVQLMTSPDAFPPWEPTAPLRAFLHWEYAARGMRLTHAGTLGANGKGVLLAGAGGAGKSGTVAAGLLNGLDSVGDDYVLIDLAGGVTARPLFSTLKQDPQGFARLGLQQRLMIESPLNWQGKHTFHIADIAPRPVPAALDIVALVVPHIGGGETSSIVPVSRRDAMIALAPSGIMQMPGERESGFRFFGDLTRQLPSYRLSLGTHPEEIAGTLADFLTRVVS, encoded by the coding sequence ATGCCGCGCGTCACGCTCGAAACCTTGCCGGACTACGCCCGGCATCTCATCACCGCCGCTGAAGATGCCGCTGCATGTTATCCGGCCGCGCGGACGATCCGCCTGCCCCGGCTGGAGCTGATCGCGCATGTCGCTCCCGGTGTGCTCGCCGAGGCGCTCGGCCACGCCTTCTTGGAGGCCGAGGACGACCTGGCGGAGCCATCGACATGCCGCATCTTCACCGTTCATCCCGGCATTGGCGGCATCCCTGAGCCGGCGCGATGGGGCGATGCGCATTTCACCGAATACGGCTTTGCCGAACGGCTCGCCGGGGCCGAACTGCGTGGCCACTATTTTCACGATCTGGATTTCTGGCAGGTCTACGATCCGGAGCGCCGCATTGGCGTCCAACTGATGACCTCGCCCGATGCTTTTCCGCCCTGGGAGCCGACAGCACCGCTGCGTGCCTTCCTGCACTGGGAATATGCGGCGCGCGGCATGCGGCTGACCCATGCCGGCACGCTCGGCGCCAATGGCAAGGGCGTGCTGCTCGCCGGCGCGGGCGGCGCCGGCAAATCCGGCACCGTCGCCGCCGGCCTGCTCAACGGGCTCGACAGCGTCGGCGACGACTATGTGCTGATCGATCTCGCCGGCGGCGTGACCGCGCGGCCGCTGTTTTCAACACTGAAGCAGGACCCGCAAGGTTTCGCACGGCTGGGCCTGCAGCAGCGACTGATGATCGAGAGCCCCTTGAACTGGCAGGGCAAGCACACGTTTCACATTGCCGACATCGCGCCCCGGCCGGTGCCTGCAGCGCTGGACATCGTTGCGCTGGTGGTGCCACATATCGGCGGTGGCGAGACGAGTTCGATTGTGCCAGTGTCGCGTCGAGACGCCATGATTGCACTGGCACCGTCGGGCATCATGCAGATGCCGGGGGAGCGCGAAAGCGGCTTCCGTTTCTTCGGCGATCTTACCCGCCAGCTGCCAAGCTACCGTCTGTCCCTGGGAACGCATCCCGAGGAGATCGCCGGCACTCTTGCGGATTTTCTGACGCGAGTTGTTTCGTGA
- a CDS encoding PqqD family protein → MTRDCDAYAVASRDIVFESFDGEAVVLNLANGKYFGFSDSGSRVWQALASGIDARALIGLTAGGSTLGAAELEHFISQLLELGLLVPSETAAQPLPGELPAELAATSEPLDVSIHDDLADLIIVDPIHEVEEPLGWPAVKQAS, encoded by the coding sequence ATGACACGTGATTGCGACGCCTATGCGGTTGCGAGCAGGGACATCGTCTTCGAATCCTTCGATGGCGAGGCCGTGGTGCTCAACCTTGCCAACGGCAAATATTTCGGCTTTTCCGATTCCGGCAGCAGGGTCTGGCAGGCGCTCGCGTCCGGGATCGATGCCCGGGCCCTGATCGGGCTGACCGCCGGCGGTTCGACACTCGGCGCGGCTGAACTCGAACACTTCATATCGCAATTGCTCGAACTGGGTTTGCTGGTGCCTTCGGAAACGGCGGCGCAACCGCTGCCGGGCGAGTTGCCTGCCGAGCTTGCCGCCACGAGCGAGCCGCTCGATGTGAGCATTCACGACGACCTCGCCGATTTGATCATCGTGGACCCCATCCACGAGGTCGAGGAACCCCTCGGCTGGCCGGCGGTCAAGCAGGCATCCTGA
- a CDS encoding hybrid-cluster NAD(P)-dependent oxidoreductase, translating to MTDLGLYRHLDQMAPWNDRLQVLEVIGVSDEAPDVKTFTFRSDNQTWFRYKPGQFVTLELPTPDGPLMRTYTLSSSPSRPFSIAVTVKAQAGSIGTRWMFDHLKPGSHVKAYGPNGDFSLHSHPAAKYLFISAGSGVTPMMSMLRWLNDCAPWTDVGFVNCARRAEEIIFRKELELLGGHMPGLSLGFMIEERSSREGWYGHMGRIDAIRLPLLAPDFREREIFCCGPDPFMRAVRGMLEAAGFDMTKYHQESFAAPMVEEIPAPFAAPDSVAVPVEAATPIRFALSDVDAECVAGQTVLQTARASGVRIPAACEFGLCGTCKVKKVSGAVEMSHNGGILDHEIDDGFILACCSKPLSALEIEA from the coding sequence ATGACGGATCTTGGCCTCTATCGCCATCTCGACCAGATGGCGCCCTGGAACGACAGGCTGCAGGTGCTGGAAGTGATCGGCGTCAGCGACGAAGCGCCTGACGTCAAGACCTTCACCTTCCGCTCCGACAACCAGACCTGGTTCCGCTACAAGCCGGGCCAGTTCGTGACGCTGGAACTGCCGACGCCGGACGGGCCGCTGATGCGCACCTATACGCTGTCGTCGTCACCGTCGCGGCCGTTCTCGATCGCGGTGACGGTGAAGGCGCAGGCCGGCAGCATCGGCACGCGCTGGATGTTCGATCACCTGAAGCCCGGTTCGCACGTCAAGGCCTATGGGCCGAATGGCGACTTTTCTCTGCACAGCCACCCGGCGGCCAAATATCTGTTCATCTCGGCCGGTTCCGGCGTGACGCCGATGATGTCGATGCTGCGCTGGCTGAACGACTGCGCGCCGTGGACAGATGTCGGCTTCGTCAATTGCGCCCGGCGCGCCGAAGAGATCATCTTCCGCAAGGAGCTTGAACTGCTCGGCGGTCATATGCCCGGCCTGTCGCTCGGCTTCATGATCGAGGAGCGGTCGAGCCGCGAGGGCTGGTACGGCCATATGGGCCGCATCGACGCCATCCGGCTGCCGCTGCTGGCGCCCGATTTCCGCGAACGCGAAATCTTCTGCTGCGGTCCGGACCCTTTCATGCGCGCCGTGCGCGGCATGCTGGAGGCCGCCGGCTTCGACATGACGAAATACCACCAGGAGAGCTTTGCCGCACCGATGGTGGAGGAAATCCCGGCGCCGTTCGCTGCGCCGGACAGTGTGGCTGTTCCCGTCGAAGCCGCAACACCGATCCGCTTCGCGCTTTCGGACGTCGACGCGGAATGCGTCGCCGGCCAGACCGTGCTGCAGACGGCGCGCGCTTCGGGCGTGCGGATCCCCGCAGCCTGCGAATTCGGCCTGTGCGGAACCTGCAAGGTGAAGAAAGTCTCCGGCGCTGTCGAGATGAGCCACAATGGCGGCATCCTCGATCACGAGATCGATGACGGCTTCATCCTCGCCTGTTGCTCGAAGCCGCTGTCGGCGCTCGAAATAGAGGCGTGA
- a CDS encoding aromatic ring-hydroxylating oxygenase subunit alpha, which yields MDARNDMLRLLNSRREGFSLEQPFYTDPDFFKLDMELIWYRDWLFIGHDCELPKPGSFITVQIGDYPVVLVRDQQGKINAFHNSCRHRGSRVCNTDKGMAAKLVCPYHQWTYELDGRLLFARQMADGFDKSQFGLKPVACESVAGYIFICLAKEAADFAPMRAMIEPYLKPHRLSEAKIAFESTIVEKGNWKLVWENNRECYHCAGNHPELCKTFPEAPTVTGVQGADSDPEMLAHWAKCEAAGLPSKFRIDPAGQFRATRAPLLRDAVSYTMTGKRAVKKNLSDSVSADRIGTLMHYHYPTTWNHILIDHAVTFRVLPISATETAVTTKWLVHKDAVEGVDYDLAELTHVWTETNDQDRRIVEENAFGILSPAYEPGPYSELHEGGVIQFVDWYARFIGPRLADDGRPALRSVA from the coding sequence ATGGATGCGCGCAACGATATGCTGAGGCTCTTGAACAGCCGCAGAGAGGGTTTCTCACTCGAGCAGCCCTTCTACACGGATCCCGATTTCTTCAAGCTCGACATGGAGCTGATCTGGTATCGCGACTGGCTGTTCATCGGCCATGATTGCGAACTGCCGAAGCCCGGCAGTTTCATCACCGTGCAGATCGGCGACTATCCGGTCGTGCTGGTGCGCGATCAGCAGGGCAAGATCAATGCCTTCCACAATTCCTGCCGCCATCGCGGCAGCCGCGTCTGCAACACCGACAAGGGTATGGCCGCCAAGCTGGTCTGTCCCTATCACCAGTGGACCTATGAGCTGGACGGAAGGTTACTGTTTGCCCGCCAGATGGCAGATGGTTTCGACAAGAGCCAGTTCGGCCTGAAGCCGGTCGCCTGCGAAAGCGTGGCCGGCTACATCTTCATCTGCCTGGCCAAGGAGGCGGCGGACTTCGCGCCGATGCGGGCGATGATCGAACCCTATCTCAAGCCGCACCGCTTGAGCGAAGCAAAGATCGCCTTCGAGAGCACGATCGTCGAGAAGGGCAACTGGAAGCTCGTCTGGGAAAACAACCGCGAGTGCTACCATTGCGCCGGCAATCACCCGGAACTGTGCAAGACCTTCCCGGAAGCCCCGACGGTGACCGGCGTGCAAGGCGCCGACAGCGATCCGGAGATGCTGGCGCACTGGGCCAAATGCGAGGCGGCCGGCCTGCCGAGCAAGTTCCGCATCGACCCGGCCGGGCAATTCCGCGCCACAAGGGCGCCGCTGCTGCGCGACGCGGTCAGCTACACGATGACCGGCAAGCGGGCGGTGAAGAAGAACCTCTCCGACAGCGTGTCGGCCGACCGCATCGGTACGTTGATGCACTATCACTACCCGACGACCTGGAACCATATCCTCATCGACCATGCCGTCACCTTCCGCGTGCTGCCGATCAGCGCGACGGAAACGGCGGTGACGACCAAATGGCTGGTCCACAAGGATGCGGTCGAAGGTGTCGACTACGATCTTGCCGAGCTCACCCATGTCTGGACCGAGACCAACGACCAGGATCGCCGCATCGTCGAGGAGAACGCCTTCGGCATCCTGTCGCCGGCCTATGAGCCCGGCCCCTATTCCGAGTTGCACGAGGGCGGCGTGATCCAGTTTGTCGACTGGTATGCGCGCTTCATCGGCCCGCGCCTTGCCGACGACGGCAGGCCGGCGCTGCGCAGCGTTGCTTGA